The genomic segment CCTGCATCTGCGCACCGCCCGGCAGTTTCTCCAACATCGCGCCGACGCCGCCCATGTTCTGCATCTGCAGCATCTGGTCGCGGAAATCCTCGAGGTCGAAACGCTTGTTCTTCTTGAGCTTCTGCGCGAGCTTTTCGGCCTTCTCGCGGTCCACCTTCTGGACCGTTTCCTCGATCAGGCTGAGCACATCGCCCTGACCGAGAATGCGCGAGGCGATGCGATCCGGGTGGAACACCTCCAGTGCCGAAGATTTCTCGCCGACGCCGAGGAACTTGATCGGCGCGCCGGTGACGGTACGCACCGACAGGGCGGCGCCGCCACGTGCATCGCCGTCCACCTTGGTCAGCACCACGCCGCTCAGGGGCAGGCGGTCGGCGAAGGCCTTGGCGGTATTGGCGGCGTCCTGGCCGGTCATGCTGTCGACCACGAACAGGGTTTCGACCGGCTCGATCGCGGCATGCAGTGCGGCGATCTCCTGCATCATCGCCTCGTCCACCGAGGTGCGGCCTGCGGTATCGACGATCAGCACCTCGGCATAGGCCTTGCGCGCGTGATCGAGCGCCGCCTTGGCGATGTCGACCGGGTTCTGTCCGACCGCGCTCGGGAAACATTCGACGCCGATCTTCTCGGCCACGATCCGCAACTGCTCGATCGCGGCCGGACGATAGACGTCGCAGGACACAAGCATGACCTTCTTCTTGTCGACGTCCTTCAGCCGCAGCGCGAGCTTGCCACTGGTGG from the Gammaproteobacteria bacterium genome contains:
- the ffh gene encoding signal recognition particle protein; the protein is MFESLSSRLGNTLRALSGSGRLTEDDVKNASRDLRMALLEADVALPVVRDFVERVRARAVGTEVTQSLTPGQAFLRIVQQELVTTLGGETQGLNLRAQPPVVILMAGLQGSGKTTTSGKLALRLKDVDKKKVMLVSCDVYRPAAIEQLRIVAEKIGVECFPSAVGQNPVDIAKAALDHARKAYAEVLIVDTAGRTSVDEAMMQEIAALHAAIEPVETLFVVDSMTGQDAANTAKAFADRLPLSGVVLTKVDGDARGGAALSVRTVTGAPIKFLGVGEKSSALEVFHPDRIASRILGQGDVLSLIEETVQKVDREKAEKLAQKLKKNKRFDLEDFRDQMLQMQNMGGVGAMLEKLPGGAQMQAQLAKANPEKEVGRSIAIINSMTRRERRFPDHIKASHRRRIAAGSGTQVQDVNRLLRQFDQTRDMMKKVANGGMGKLMRGLAGRMPPGMMPRR